The Thalassoroseus pseudoceratinae genome has a segment encoding these proteins:
- a CDS encoding DNA cytosine methyltransferase, which translates to MASCIRFVDLFSGIGGFHVGLKDFGTCVLACEIDANARSVYQSNFPDTPICNDVTEIKELPDHDMITAGFPCQPFSVAGRRLGFEDDRGGMFSRILWLARQHSTSTLLLENVPFLLKHDQGKTFATIKAALENEGYAVSFSVLNAADFGVPQERKRLFIVARREGKNIDFPIGNMDRVPIKAILENDVDGEELAFKHKDRIPDPIPKEGRIPLVNPQGKLHQCDYLVRSSKPAPTMTYQIYAVTKSLKVIWPELRFLSAREVARIGGFPDDFKLHPNRNRVYEQIGNSVAPPVVTAIASKLFGDCGQTSEYTAQSSDR; encoded by the coding sequence ATGGCTTCATGCATTAGATTTGTTGATTTGTTTTCCGGCATTGGTGGCTTCCATGTCGGTCTGAAGGATTTCGGAACTTGCGTTCTGGCTTGTGAGATCGACGCCAATGCCCGATCGGTCTACCAAAGCAACTTCCCAGACACGCCGATTTGCAACGACGTCACCGAGATAAAAGAACTGCCCGATCACGACATGATCACGGCTGGGTTCCCGTGCCAGCCGTTCTCGGTCGCTGGCAGGCGTCTCGGCTTCGAAGACGATCGTGGCGGCATGTTTAGTCGTATACTTTGGTTGGCTCGGCAGCATTCGACGTCAACATTGCTTCTTGAGAACGTTCCTTTTCTATTGAAACATGACCAAGGAAAGACGTTCGCCACGATCAAGGCGGCTCTCGAAAACGAAGGATACGCCGTCAGTTTCTCCGTTCTAAATGCCGCTGACTTCGGAGTTCCACAAGAACGAAAGCGGTTGTTCATCGTTGCCAGAAGAGAGGGCAAGAATATCGACTTTCCAATTGGCAACATGGACCGAGTTCCGATCAAAGCGATTCTGGAAAACGACGTCGATGGAGAAGAACTGGCTTTCAAGCACAAAGATCGGATTCCTGATCCGATTCCGAAGGAAGGCCGGATTCCGTTGGTGAATCCACAAGGTAAGCTCCATCAATGCGATTATTTGGTTCGATCGTCGAAACCTGCCCCGACCATGACTTACCAAATTTACGCCGTCACGAAGTCGCTGAAAGTGATTTGGCCCGAACTCCGGTTCTTGTCTGCCAGGGAAGTTGCTCGGATCGGCGGGTTTCCTGACGACTTCAAGCTTCATCCGAATCGGAATCGGGTTTACGAACAAATCGGGAATTCGGTAGCGCCGCCAGTCGTTACGGCGATTGCAAGCAAGTTGTTCGGCGACTGTGGGCAAACCAGCGAGTACACAGCACAATCTTCCGATAGGTGA
- a CDS encoding ParB/RepB/Spo0J family partition protein, with protein sequence MSDKYRIFPVATKQERAELRASIEAVGLRNSIVLDEYGQVIDGHERRDVCTELGIDWMAGADVRIGLSDDEKKALAIDLNLWRRPMQLPRRVRNKLIEIYLVANPELSETTVAELFGVSQPTINRRRKELIQMNKLPPAVSTVGKDGVRRKIGKRKGARLIVKSQREFESLTPDLEEMKDDLQGIIRRPKRFASEARRKRRLREIEDVKNLPPNISIRNSDWRKLKIKQQSVDLLLTDVVWSKEHYQDWAELGVQAKKWLKADGLFASYIGTSRLSEFCQAIGESLSYLTTIAIVFKAGSKDYKTGHIERWRPVPIFSPNPDRQYYFDDVIYNPGIEKDYGDWQQSLPVARQLVLKLSDPENLIVDTHLGTGTNAVAVSQVGEGRQFVGCDIDADMVRIARHRVATEGIEEMAS encoded by the coding sequence ATGAGCGACAAGTATCGAATCTTTCCTGTTGCAACCAAGCAAGAACGTGCCGAACTCCGAGCTTCCATCGAAGCGGTTGGTTTGCGGAATTCAATCGTGCTCGACGAATACGGCCAAGTGATCGACGGCCACGAAAGGCGTGACGTCTGCACGGAACTTGGCATTGATTGGATGGCCGGAGCCGACGTTCGGATTGGACTAAGCGACGACGAAAAGAAAGCTCTCGCCATCGACTTGAATCTATGGCGAAGGCCGATGCAATTGCCGAGACGAGTGCGGAACAAGCTGATCGAGATTTATCTCGTTGCCAATCCCGAGTTATCCGAGACAACGGTAGCGGAGTTGTTCGGCGTTAGCCAACCGACGATCAACAGACGTAGAAAGGAACTTATTCAAATGAATAAGTTGCCGCCCGCCGTCTCGACGGTTGGCAAGGATGGTGTTCGTCGAAAGATCGGAAAGCGAAAAGGAGCGAGACTCATTGTAAAAAGCCAGCGTGAATTTGAAAGTCTCACGCCGGATTTGGAAGAAATGAAAGACGATCTTCAAGGAATCATCCGAAGGCCAAAGCGCTTTGCATCGGAAGCCAGACGGAAGCGCCGACTCCGAGAAATCGAAGACGTCAAAAACCTGCCGCCGAATATCTCGATTCGAAATTCCGATTGGCGGAAGCTGAAAATCAAACAGCAATCCGTTGATTTGCTTTTGACCGACGTTGTATGGTCCAAGGAGCACTACCAAGATTGGGCCGAACTCGGAGTACAAGCGAAGAAGTGGCTCAAGGCCGATGGGCTTTTTGCGTCGTATATCGGAACGTCTCGGTTGTCTGAGTTCTGCCAAGCAATCGGCGAGAGCCTGTCGTATCTCACGACAATTGCAATTGTCTTCAAAGCGGGAAGCAAAGATTACAAGACCGGCCATATTGAGCGTTGGCGTCCGGTTCCGATCTTCAGTCCAAACCCAGACCGACAGTATTATTTTGACGATGTGATTTACAATCCCGGCATCGAAAAGGACTATGGCGATTGGCAGCAATCGCTCCCGGTCGCAAGACAACTCGTTCTGAAGCTCTCCGATCCTGAGAATCTCATCGTAGACACGCACCTTGGAACTGGAACCAATGCCGTTGCTGTCTCGCAAGTTGGCGAAGGACGTCAATTCGTGGGTTGCGACATCGATGCCGACATGGTTCGAATCGCACGGCATCGAGTAGCGACAGAAGGTATTGAAGAAATGGCTTCGTGA
- a CDS encoding terminase small subunit — translation MSLLHTLENVADELGVARRTIQHWKTQGCEELNQAPYDVDAVARWRRNRKKSKKQKLQPKSKAEAASLTEQRLQADIELKKVRKRLHDYDLQLKQGKLVLAEDVKHSQARLASEIKKHLLRIPDSYADSITNLQTIAEAKEVLEQLVFDTLALLSKGED, via the coding sequence ATGTCGCTACTTCACACATTAGAAAACGTTGCCGATGAATTAGGCGTTGCTAGGCGTACAATCCAGCATTGGAAAACACAAGGCTGTGAGGAACTCAACCAAGCTCCTTACGATGTCGATGCCGTTGCACGATGGCGACGGAACCGCAAGAAATCAAAGAAACAAAAGCTGCAACCAAAGTCGAAGGCCGAAGCCGCAAGTCTAACTGAGCAACGACTTCAAGCCGACATCGAACTGAAGAAGGTTCGGAAGCGACTTCATGATTACGATTTGCAACTGAAGCAAGGAAAACTTGTTCTTGCCGAAGACGTCAAACACTCGCAAGCACGGCTTGCGAGTGAAATCAAGAAGCACCTTCTTCGCATTCCTGACAGTTACGCCGACAGCATTACGAATCTTCAGACGATAGCCGAAGCAAAAGAAGTCTTGGAGCAACTTGTTTTCGATACGTTGGCGTTGCTCAGTAAGGGGGAGGACTGA
- a CDS encoding terminase gpA endonuclease subunit: MEANWRSVFTPPEKLTVAEWAELKLTLSERETATPGPLRFSRTPYLTEVVNSIADPNTEQITLCWAAQCAKTIGLFVMMAYGIDVDPGQILCVYPNSDLAKSVSRNRIQPLIDDCRTLARHKPNDRDKFSLLEMYLSRCTLRLTGANSPANLASRPIRYLYADEIDKFPAASDKEAGALDLAIERTKTFWNRKIVCTSTPTLDTGNIWRRFLEGDQRYFFVPCPHCSKKAGTTAGFQKLNFENLKFDSSLKHDDGSYDLDAIRDSVYYECQFCKGRILDKHKRKMLQLGEWRATATGNRHRSYHLSALYPSWIRFADVAIKFLESKDYPDSLRNFRNSWLGLPWLREIHATDDSEVFAHRSDYKLRTCPVEPIAVVLTADVQQDSLWYVVRAWLPGETSYLLDYGQVPNTDALLNVVGSVFDGPNGEPIRITHALIDSGFDTKEVYNFCRSNRFIPVKGRSGTQQTTPVKWYPIKGEHLNLMMISVDVFKQALQDKLGKPLGSPGAWHLPEDVCGIYASQLTSEVLAKKKDSKGFDVYYWEKVREDNHLLDCEVYQLALAYDLRLRQQRPTAPNEVKPKPKPQESSSSVNPFVRRDGRSFFDFGRI, translated from the coding sequence TTGGAAGCCAACTGGCGCAGCGTCTTCACGCCACCGGAGAAGCTAACGGTTGCAGAATGGGCGGAACTGAAGTTGACATTGTCCGAACGTGAAACCGCAACGCCCGGTCCACTAAGGTTTTCAAGAACCCCGTACCTAACCGAAGTCGTCAATTCGATTGCCGATCCAAACACCGAACAAATCACGCTTTGTTGGGCCGCACAATGCGCCAAAACGATCGGCCTGTTTGTCATGATGGCCTACGGCATCGATGTCGATCCCGGCCAAATACTTTGCGTGTATCCGAATTCGGATTTGGCAAAGTCGGTTTCCAGGAACCGAATCCAGCCATTGATTGATGACTGCCGAACTCTCGCCAGACACAAACCGAACGACAGAGACAAGTTCTCTTTGCTCGAAATGTATTTGTCTCGTTGCACGCTACGGCTCACCGGTGCGAACAGTCCGGCGAATTTGGCAAGTCGTCCGATCCGCTATTTGTACGCCGACGAAATCGACAAGTTTCCAGCGGCAAGCGACAAGGAAGCCGGGGCTTTAGACTTAGCAATTGAGCGAACGAAGACTTTCTGGAATCGGAAGATCGTTTGCACAAGTACGCCAACGCTCGACACCGGCAACATTTGGCGACGGTTCTTGGAAGGCGACCAACGATACTTCTTCGTCCCTTGTCCTCATTGCTCGAAGAAGGCCGGGACGACGGCAGGCTTCCAGAAGCTAAACTTCGAGAATCTGAAGTTCGATTCTTCACTGAAGCACGACGACGGTAGTTACGATCTCGACGCTATTCGAGACTCGGTCTATTACGAGTGCCAATTTTGCAAAGGCAGGATTCTCGACAAACACAAAAGAAAGATGCTCCAGCTTGGCGAATGGCGTGCAACGGCGACTGGCAACCGACATCGAAGCTATCACTTGTCGGCGTTATATCCGTCATGGATTCGCTTCGCCGACGTCGCTATCAAGTTTCTGGAATCGAAAGACTACCCCGACAGCTTGCGGAACTTCAGGAACTCTTGGCTCGGTCTTCCGTGGCTCCGAGAAATCCATGCCACCGACGACTCGGAAGTCTTTGCTCACCGATCCGATTACAAACTTCGGACTTGTCCGGTTGAACCAATTGCCGTCGTCTTGACCGCCGACGTTCAACAGGATTCGCTTTGGTATGTCGTTCGGGCTTGGCTTCCAGGAGAAACGAGTTACCTTCTCGACTATGGCCAAGTTCCAAACACCGACGCACTTTTGAACGTCGTCGGCTCCGTATTTGACGGCCCCAATGGCGAACCAATCCGAATCACTCATGCCTTGATCGACTCCGGTTTCGATACCAAGGAAGTATACAACTTCTGTCGGTCCAATCGATTCATTCCCGTGAAAGGCAGAAGCGGAACGCAACAGACAACGCCTGTGAAATGGTATCCGATCAAAGGCGAGCATTTGAATCTTATGATGATTTCGGTTGACGTGTTCAAACAGGCTCTTCAAGACAAACTCGGCAAACCGCTTGGTTCGCCTGGAGCATGGCATTTGCCCGAAGACGTTTGCGGCATTTATGCCAGTCAGTTGACTAGCGAAGTTCTCGCCAAGAAGAAAGATTCAAAAGGCTTCGACGTTTATTACTGGGAAAAGGTTCGAGAAGACAATCACTTGCTCGATTGTGAAGTCTATCAGCTTGCTTTGGCTTACGATCTCAGATTGAGACAGCAACGGCCAACGGCTCCGAACGAAGTGAAGCCTAAGCCCAAACCGCAAGAATCAAGTTCGTCGGTAAATCCATTCGTCAGACGTGACGGCAGAAGCTTCTTCGACTTCGGGCGAATCTGA
- a CDS encoding peptidylprolyl isomerase — translation MSYTSNSAADRLAAVRNAIDKVLSVQSFSRGEMQQRLAELKTLREMEKELQSEVAREGRSGFGFSLLQVDRPGSAD, via the coding sequence ATGTCATATACTTCGAATTCCGCTGCCGACCGATTGGCGGCAGTGCGAAACGCTATCGACAAAGTTCTGTCGGTGCAATCTTTTAGCCGTGGCGAAATGCAACAACGGCTTGCCGAGTTGAAAACGCTCAGAGAAATGGAGAAGGAACTCCAGTCCGAAGTTGCCAGGGAGGGCCGCTCTGGCTTTGGTTTCTCGTTGCTTCAAGTCGATCGTCCCGGTTCGGCGGATTGA
- a CDS encoding phage portal protein produces the protein MENPHELINQLNRLSKLAASNIAERQLEAGKLDRTTASWAAQAAAGDISRVDVIQRLRQRAWYEFRNNMYANKAVRAIVSRLIGNGVSPESIAVNPQGEPLAEFRTKARKLWDRFCREPSDLGRPGRGGITFHELSAQVLTEVICSGECFLRLRRISKEEQAARNLRLPLTIQVIEAERVSEAAIMTEPTKDGTVIFRGIELDADTGKRLAYHVYSRHPNHPLGDSRNYKTVRIQADEILHVYVQQRPSQLRGFSWLSPVLLNLRDINDYQFNELVASAVSSCIALAITREPTSGSLGLQATTGGDNTDSDGNAITRIQPGTLLQLNPGEKLDGFDPNRPAKAAENFINHLLRGVAAGLPGVKSSQITGDYRASSFSSERSAENDIMPEIQSLQNWFYMSAHQPIYEAVIDTGVMAGYFGNVPNDQSGDLCLCDAVWRGPVSKSINPNQDENASMGAIKNGTSSAQIEAARKGHDWRKVIEENAEVYKAAIDAGLPESYAMNLIGVGVSPVDTQDEETLEAKSVATALDTGDG, from the coding sequence ATGGAGAATCCGCACGAACTTATCAATCAACTCAATCGCTTGTCAAAGCTTGCCGCAAGTAACATTGCCGAGCGGCAACTCGAAGCTGGAAAGTTAGACCGCACAACAGCAAGCTGGGCCGCTCAAGCTGCGGCAGGAGACATATCAAGGGTTGACGTAATCCAAAGATTACGTCAACGAGCTTGGTATGAATTTCGAAACAACATGTACGCCAATAAGGCGGTGCGTGCAATTGTTTCACGTTTGATCGGCAATGGCGTTAGTCCTGAATCAATTGCCGTCAATCCGCAAGGCGAACCGCTTGCCGAATTCCGCACCAAAGCCAGAAAGCTTTGGGATCGATTCTGCCGTGAACCGTCCGATCTCGGCAGGCCGGGACGGGGTGGAATTACATTCCATGAATTGTCGGCACAAGTTCTTACTGAAGTCATTTGTTCCGGTGAATGCTTTCTTCGTCTACGGCGAATCTCGAAGGAAGAACAGGCGGCAAGGAATCTTCGGCTCCCGCTCACGATTCAAGTGATTGAAGCCGAACGAGTTTCCGAAGCGGCGATTATGACCGAGCCGACGAAGGATGGAACGGTTATCTTCAGGGGAATCGAACTCGACGCCGATACCGGAAAACGGCTGGCGTATCACGTTTATTCTCGGCATCCGAATCATCCGCTTGGCGATTCTCGCAACTATAAGACGGTTAGGATTCAAGCCGACGAAATCTTGCACGTCTACGTTCAGCAACGACCGTCGCAACTTCGGGGTTTTTCTTGGCTCTCGCCCGTATTGCTGAATTTGAGAGACATCAACGACTATCAATTCAACGAACTCGTTGCTTCCGCTGTGAGTTCCTGTATCGCTTTGGCAATCACAAGGGAACCGACGTCGGGCAGTCTCGGATTGCAGGCGACGACAGGCGGCGACAATACGGATTCGGACGGGAACGCCATCACTCGAATTCAACCGGGAACGTTGCTGCAATTGAATCCAGGCGAAAAGCTCGATGGCTTCGACCCGAATCGACCGGCCAAAGCTGCCGAGAACTTCATCAACCACTTGCTCCGTGGCGTTGCTGCCGGTCTGCCCGGCGTCAAGTCGTCTCAAATCACTGGCGACTATCGAGCCAGTTCCTTCAGTTCCGAGCGATCCGCCGAGAACGACATCATGCCGGAAATCCAGTCTTTGCAAAACTGGTTCTATATGTCCGCACATCAACCGATCTATGAAGCCGTAATCGATACCGGAGTCATGGCGGGATACTTCGGCAATGTTCCAAACGATCAAAGCGGCGACTTGTGTTTGTGCGATGCCGTATGGCGGGGACCGGTTTCGAAGTCGATCAATCCCAACCAAGACGAGAACGCCAGTATGGGAGCGATCAAAAACGGAACTAGCTCGGCACAAATCGAAGCCGCAAGGAAGGGGCACGACTGGCGCAAAGTGATCGAAGAAAACGCCGAAGTCTACAAGGCCGCTATCGACGCCGGTTTGCCGGAATCCTATGCCATGAATTTGATCGGCGTCGGTGTCTCTCCGGTTGATACTCAAGACGAAGAAACGCTTGAAGCAAAATCTGTCGCAACCGCACTAGATACAGGCGATGGATAA
- a CDS encoding phage major capsid protein, whose protein sequence is MDKLCETLPKELEVRTFHVRTNGNRIEAIATTESPVPMFDYERYEVVPETLLMSGVDLPERIPLLDSHNRDRVKDILGSARNLRIEGDKLILDIDVSNTEADVKKKIDEKHITDLSIGYSVLKKLYVPEDETAMIDGRAFSGPMNVATQWELREVSLTPIGADQLAKIRKQQHGGTLAKEETKNQTKPENEPEANNTRSETKKEETPKVEQPKAEERQEATKPRKRSATQRINDSVQKALKEQRDRFAAIRNECKRHGIEADADELCEKYESVAEARAAILDILAKRAPTIRTDYVRFGASEVDKTNDAMRDGLAVRCGLKKTDEKELAPGWQDFRNATLLDLAKANLERNGVRVRGLSNHDIATQALTGSVRGADYGFHTGADFTNLLLDAANKSLLQGYEEAPVTWRQCFRQAPSVSDFKAINRVRLSEAPSLDVWPDNSEPNQLSLSDQKESYNVEAYSNIISISYQTLVNDDLDALSRVPQLLGAAAARTVNATAWAIITSNPAMADGYNLFDNTNHANDVSSGGVPGTTELNTMRAKLRTQTGMNGATLGLVPRYLVGPAALESSILQITNSEYDPTASKFQVFNPNRNLVPVIEPILDSNSTKKWYLFADPSQIDTIEVSFLQGQESPIIRSWTDQKTLSMNFHVLQSFGTKAVDHRGVHRNAGE, encoded by the coding sequence ATGGATAAGTTATGTGAAACCCTACCGAAGGAACTTGAAGTCCGAACGTTTCACGTTCGGACTAATGGCAATCGAATCGAAGCCATAGCGACAACGGAGTCCCCGGTTCCGATGTTCGATTATGAGAGATACGAAGTCGTTCCAGAAACGCTTCTGATGTCTGGCGTCGATTTGCCTGAACGTATTCCTTTGTTGGATTCGCATAACAGAGACCGAGTCAAGGATATACTCGGCTCGGCAAGAAACCTTCGGATCGAAGGTGACAAGCTCATTCTTGATATCGACGTTTCAAATACGGAAGCAGACGTCAAGAAGAAGATCGACGAAAAACACATTACCGACTTGTCGATTGGCTATTCCGTACTGAAGAAACTTTATGTTCCCGAAGACGAAACAGCCATGATTGACGGTCGGGCATTTTCCGGCCCAATGAATGTCGCAACTCAGTGGGAGTTGCGAGAAGTCTCACTAACCCCAATCGGAGCCGACCAATTAGCGAAAATTAGAAAGCAACAACACGGAGGAACCTTGGCTAAGGAAGAAACCAAGAATCAAACAAAGCCGGAGAATGAACCGGAAGCAAACAACACAAGGAGTGAAACCAAGAAGGAAGAAACTCCCAAGGTAGAACAACCAAAAGCCGAAGAACGACAGGAGGCAACAAAGCCCCGCAAGCGATCGGCAACACAAAGAATCAATGACTCGGTTCAAAAGGCGTTGAAAGAACAGCGTGATCGATTCGCCGCAATTCGTAACGAATGCAAACGTCACGGAATCGAAGCCGACGCCGACGAACTTTGCGAGAAGTACGAATCCGTCGCCGAAGCAAGAGCGGCGATTCTCGACATTCTTGCCAAGCGTGCTCCGACAATTAGAACCGACTATGTTCGTTTCGGCGCATCCGAAGTCGATAAGACTAACGATGCCATGCGTGACGGTCTGGCGGTTCGTTGCGGTCTGAAGAAGACCGACGAAAAGGAGCTTGCTCCAGGCTGGCAGGATTTCCGAAACGCTACCTTGCTCGATTTGGCGAAAGCGAATCTTGAACGCAACGGCGTTCGTGTCCGTGGCTTGAGCAATCACGACATCGCAACCCAAGCCTTGACCGGTTCGGTTCGTGGCGCTGATTACGGTTTCCACACTGGAGCCGACTTCACAAATCTTTTGCTTGACGCTGCAAACAAGTCGTTACTTCAAGGTTACGAAGAAGCTCCGGTGACTTGGCGACAATGTTTCCGCCAAGCTCCGAGCGTATCCGACTTCAAAGCGATCAACCGTGTTCGTCTTTCCGAAGCTCCGTCGCTCGATGTTTGGCCGGACAACTCCGAGCCGAATCAACTGAGTCTTTCCGATCAAAAGGAAAGTTACAACGTCGAAGCTTACAGCAACATCATTTCCATTTCTTATCAGACATTGGTGAATGACGATCTCGACGCTTTGAGCCGTGTTCCTCAGTTGCTCGGTGCGGCAGCCGCACGAACTGTGAACGCAACGGCCTGGGCAATCATCACCAGCAATCCGGCAATGGCGGACGGTTACAACTTGTTCGACAACACCAATCACGCCAACGACGTGAGTTCGGGCGGCGTTCCAGGTACAACTGAGTTGAACACAATGCGAGCGAAGTTGAGAACTCAAACCGGAATGAACGGTGCAACTCTCGGCTTGGTTCCGAGATACCTTGTCGGTCCAGCGGCATTGGAAAGTAGCATTCTGCAAATTACGAATTCAGAATACGATCCGACCGCAAGCAAGTTCCAGGTTTTCAATCCGAACAGAAACTTGGTTCCTGTGATCGAACCGATTCTTGATTCCAACTCGACGAAGAAATGGTATTTGTTCGCCGATCCTTCTCAAATCGACACGATTGAAGTTTCGTTCTTGCAAGGACAGGAAAGCCCGATCATTCGAAGTTGGACTGATCAGAAGACTTTGAGCATGAACTTTCATGTTTTGCAAAGCTTTGGAACGAAAGCTGTAGACCATAGGGGCGTCCATCGAAATGCGGGTGAATAA
- a CDS encoding DUF4339 domain-containing protein: MATDWCYQDKEGRQFGPFGSETLKSLARYGAIQQSTLIRKFLDEDWNPASRVKGLEFATEDVDTDLWFYSNSTTGVVEGPVSTGTLSKLYREKKLKLDDLVLQAGLDDWITYRDRWMLSSTSNDAESEGEEEGEEEERYPQIMRYISILEVLSKISIICALIYLVLGFAAAAKVKEGGGLILVQSIASSVYLFVAGFLLLVTGQAVSAFIDLVENSFSIRSNLREIKVVLKSQDQ, from the coding sequence GCAACTGATTGGTGTTATCAAGACAAAGAGGGTCGTCAATTTGGCCCCTTCGGAAGTGAAACGTTGAAGAGCCTCGCACGATATGGTGCGATTCAGCAGTCTACATTGATACGCAAATTTCTTGATGAGGATTGGAACCCGGCCAGTCGGGTAAAGGGCTTGGAGTTTGCTACAGAAGACGTGGACACTGACCTTTGGTTTTACTCAAACAGTACGACGGGAGTTGTTGAGGGGCCTGTTTCAACCGGCACACTCTCAAAGCTATACCGAGAAAAGAAGTTGAAACTCGACGATCTGGTTCTTCAGGCTGGGTTAGACGATTGGATTACATACAGAGATCGCTGGATGCTATCGAGTACCTCGAATGATGCGGAGTCCGAAGGAGAAGAAGAAGGTGAAGAAGAAGAACGCTATCCGCAGATTATGCGATATATCTCAATACTTGAGGTGCTGTCGAAAATAAGCATTATATGCGCATTGATTTATCTTGTACTTGGGTTTGCTGCCGCCGCAAAGGTCAAGGAAGGTGGCGGCTTGATATTAGTGCAGTCTATTGCAAGTTCAGTTTATCTCTTTGTAGCGGGATTTTTGCTTCTTGTTACTGGTCAAGCTGTGAGTGCGTTTATCGATCTTGTTGAGAACTCATTCAGTATACGTTCGAACCTCAGAGAGATAAAGGTCGTTCTAAAGAGCCAGGACCAGTGA